The proteins below come from a single Staphylococcus sp. MI 10-1553 genomic window:
- a CDS encoding urease accessory protein UreD — translation MAISKWTGELDLTFKHDGRRTVNGKTYFQGGLKVIRPTYLNGSPHPTMFLINLGGGFVDGDRYRMAVHFEPRTHAILTTQGATIVFKTLEDKVEQYQTFHLDDESFMEFISDPIIGYSEAKFYQVNQFHLSPTASMFYTDILTPGYDKEGRQFNYHYLHLKNEIYVDEKLVVFDNLKLDTQKNKVTNMGYMEGFTHMASCFYISPGVNQKVVEAVQEVVTPYIDEHCRVGVTLLPTHGLTFRILAYSTDVIQRVIHAVHQYVMETYHEEDAQFLRKY, via the coding sequence ATGGCAATTTCTAAATGGACAGGTGAGTTAGATTTAACCTTTAAACATGACGGTAGACGTACTGTAAATGGGAAAACGTATTTCCAAGGTGGGCTTAAAGTCATTCGGCCCACTTATTTAAATGGAAGTCCTCATCCGACGATGTTTTTGATTAACTTAGGCGGGGGCTTCGTTGACGGTGACCGCTACCGCATGGCTGTCCACTTTGAGCCACGTACACACGCAATCTTAACGACTCAAGGTGCGACGATTGTTTTTAAAACGTTGGAAGATAAAGTCGAGCAATACCAAACGTTTCATCTCGATGACGAATCGTTTATGGAATTTATCAGTGATCCGATTATTGGTTATTCAGAAGCGAAATTTTATCAAGTCAATCAATTCCATTTAAGTCCGACTGCTTCTATGTTTTATACAGATATTTTAACGCCAGGTTATGATAAAGAAGGGCGCCAATTTAATTATCATTATTTACATCTCAAAAACGAAATTTATGTGGATGAAAAACTGGTCGTATTTGATAATTTGAAGTTAGATACGCAGAAAAATAAAGTGACGAATATGGGCTATATGGAAGGATTTACACATATGGCTTCTTGTTTTTATATTAGCCCAGGTGTCAATCAGAAAGTCGTTGAAGCGGTACAAGAAGTGGTGACACCTTATATCGATGAACATTGCCGTGTCGGTGTGACATTACTTCCGACACACGGTTTAACATTTCGTATTTTGGCGTATTCCACAGACGTTATTCAACGGGTCATTCATGCCGTACATCAATATGTCATGGAAACGTACCATGAAGAAGACGCACAATTTTTAAGAAAATATTAA
- the ureG gene encoding urease accessory protein UreG — MKPIKIGVGGPVGAGKTQLIEKLVKRLSEEKSIGVITNDIYTKEDQKILVNSGVLPEDRIIGVETGGCPHTAIREDASMNFAAIDELMERHSDIELIFIESGGDNLAATFSPELVDFSIYIIDVAQGEKIPRKGGQGMIKSDYFVINKTDLAQYVGASLERMAEDTEKFRKNRPFAFTNLKTDEGLEDVLNWIKKDVFFEGLE; from the coding sequence ATGAAACCGATTAAAATTGGTGTAGGTGGACCTGTTGGCGCAGGGAAAACACAACTGATTGAAAAACTTGTTAAACGTCTATCTGAGGAGAAAAGTATTGGCGTCATTACGAATGATATTTATACAAAAGAAGACCAAAAAATCTTAGTTAACTCAGGCGTACTACCAGAAGACCGTATTATCGGTGTGGAAACAGGGGGTTGCCCACATACAGCGATTCGTGAAGATGCTTCCATGAACTTTGCGGCGATTGATGAACTCATGGAACGTCATTCAGATATTGAACTGATTTTTATTGAGTCAGGTGGCGACAACTTAGCAGCGACATTCAGTCCAGAACTGGTTGATTTTTCAATTTATATTATTGACGTCGCACAAGGTGAAAAGATTCCGCGTAAAGGTGGTCAAGGGATGATTAAATCTGACTACTTTGTAATTAATAAAACAGATTTAGCGCAATATGTAGGAGCTTCATTAGAACGTATGGCTGAAGACACAGAGAAATTCCGCAAAAATCGTCCGTTCGCATTTACAAACTTAAAAACGGATGAAGGTTTAGAAGATGTGTTAAATTGGATCAAAAAGGACGTCTTTTTTGAAGGGTTAGAATAA
- a CDS encoding urease accessory protein UreF: MINQAYLKLFQFCDSQFPTGAFSHSFGLETYIQRGDIHDGASFQAWLEVFLKEQLTYTDGLAMRLVYEAIEANDTAAIERLDQLLFVQNIPRETRNGTKQMGKRMIQLARTIYHEDKWLEWYGEKAAAYELHTHPAVVFTLLGHHLGIEIEKIIDYYYYQNVSSLTQNAVRAIPLGQTEGQTIVADMIPFITTTREGVIQLDEADFGLTAPGIEMNQLEHENVDVRIFIS, from the coding sequence ATGATTAATCAAGCGTATTTGAAGCTCTTTCAATTTTGTGATTCTCAATTTCCGACTGGTGCGTTTAGTCATTCTTTTGGATTAGAAACGTATATTCAACGTGGGGATATTCATGACGGTGCTTCATTTCAAGCATGGTTAGAAGTATTTTTGAAAGAGCAGTTAACGTATACAGATGGTTTGGCGATGCGTCTCGTCTATGAAGCAATCGAAGCGAATGATACGGCAGCGATTGAGCGACTAGATCAGTTGCTATTCGTGCAAAATATTCCGCGAGAAACGAGAAATGGAACGAAGCAAATGGGTAAACGGATGATTCAGCTCGCGCGCACGATTTACCATGAAGACAAATGGTTGGAATGGTACGGTGAAAAGGCCGCGGCATATGAGTTGCATACCCATCCGGCAGTGGTGTTCACCTTGCTGGGCCATCATTTAGGGATTGAAATTGAAAAAATTATTGATTATTACTACTACCAAAATGTTTCAAGCTTAACGCAAAATGCTGTGCGTGCGATACCGTTAGGGCAAACAGAAGGCCAAACTATCGTAGCTGACATGATTCCATTTATTACGACAACACGTGAGGGCGTGATACAATTGGATGAAGCGGATTTTGGTTTGACAGCACCCGGTATCGAGATGAATCAGTTGGAACATGAAAATGTAGATGTACGTATTTTTATTTCATAG
- the ureE gene encoding urease accessory protein UreE, protein MIVEEIQGNIANLSQEEKNVHIEKVYLENSDLVKRIQRVTSDHGTEIGIRLSQPIDLQYGDILYRDDKNMIIIDVNSEDIIAIKPRTIKEMGDIAHQLGNRHLPAQFTDDNEMLVQYDYLVEDLLKGLGIPYEREDRKVNQAFKHIGHSHD, encoded by the coding sequence ATGATAGTAGAAGAAATACAAGGCAACATCGCAAATTTATCTCAAGAGGAAAAGAACGTTCATATTGAAAAGGTGTATTTAGAAAACTCTGACTTAGTGAAACGTATTCAGCGTGTGACGTCAGACCATGGCACTGAAATTGGGATTCGTTTGAGTCAGCCGATTGATTTACAATATGGAGACATTTTATATCGTGATGACAAAAATATGATTATTATTGATGTGAACTCAGAAGATATTATTGCGATTAAACCACGTACCATTAAAGAAATGGGAGATATCGCGCATCAACTGGGTAACCGTCACTTGCCAGCTCAATTTACAGACGATAATGAAATGTTGGTACAGTATGATTACTTAGTAGAAGATTTATTGAAAGGTCTTGGTATTCCTTATGAACGTGAAGATCGTAAAGTCAACCAAGCCTTTAAACATATAGGACATTCTCATGATTAA
- a CDS encoding carbon starvation CstA family protein, translating to MITFLVSIVLLVLGYFTYGKYIEKMFGPQYDRPTPAHDQRDDVDFVPMKTSSNALIQLLNIAGVGPIFGPILGALYGPVAFLWIVFGCIFAGAVHDYLTGMISIRNRGAHLPILAGKFLGSAMKHVVNIFTLLLLLLTGTVFVTSPALLLHNLMHGQVALGIIIFVIFVYYILSTVLPIDKIIGRIYPIFGALLVLSAVGVCFRLIQTGAPIPELTFENMHPAHAPIFPLLFFTITCGALSGFHATQSPIISRTTNQEKNGRTIFYGMMIAEGIIAMIWAAAAMSLFGGYGGLQAVLAKGQAALVVSEVSTMLLGSVFGTIAVLGVIVLPITSGDTSFRSARMIIADYINLDQKALSKRFLVAIPLFVMSFILTQVDFTVLWRYFSWANQTTAAVALWVGAMYLMIAKKNFWVALVPATFMTWNLFTYILSQPIGFGLDLNLSYGLAVCCTIAWVGYFFYQYRKITGVQTFQLDYPIKT from the coding sequence ATGATTACGTTTTTAGTGTCTATTGTGTTACTCGTTTTAGGTTATTTTACGTACGGCAAGTATATTGAGAAAATGTTTGGACCACAATATGATCGTCCAACACCTGCACATGATCAAAGAGACGATGTGGATTTTGTACCGATGAAAACTTCTTCTAATGCACTCATTCAATTATTAAATATTGCTGGAGTGGGTCCAATTTTCGGACCAATACTGGGGGCGCTTTATGGTCCAGTGGCATTTTTATGGATTGTATTTGGTTGTATTTTTGCGGGTGCAGTTCATGATTACTTAACAGGGATGATCTCTATTCGAAATCGTGGTGCCCATTTGCCGATATTAGCCGGAAAGTTTTTAGGGTCAGCGATGAAGCATGTCGTGAATATTTTTACGTTACTGCTATTATTACTAACAGGAACAGTGTTTGTGACAAGTCCTGCATTATTGTTACATAACTTAATGCATGGCCAAGTTGCATTAGGTATCATTATATTTGTTATTTTTGTTTATTACATTTTATCTACTGTATTACCGATTGATAAGATTATCGGACGTATTTATCCGATTTTTGGGGCATTGCTTGTATTAAGTGCGGTAGGGGTCTGTTTTCGCTTAATTCAAACAGGTGCACCGATTCCGGAATTAACTTTTGAAAATATGCACCCAGCCCATGCGCCAATTTTCCCATTACTATTTTTTACGATTACTTGTGGGGCATTATCTGGTTTTCATGCGACTCAATCACCCATTATTTCTCGCACAACGAATCAAGAGAAAAATGGGCGTACGATATTTTACGGTATGATGATTGCTGAAGGGATTATTGCGATGATTTGGGCAGCAGCAGCGATGAGTTTATTTGGAGGTTATGGTGGTTTACAAGCTGTGCTCGCAAAAGGTCAAGCGGCACTCGTTGTCAGTGAAGTGTCCACAATGTTACTCGGTTCAGTATTCGGTACAATTGCGGTTTTAGGGGTTATTGTATTGCCGATAACGAGTGGTGATACGTCATTCCGAAGTGCACGTATGATTATTGCAGATTACATTAATTTAGATCAAAAAGCACTCAGTAAACGCTTTTTAGTCGCTATTCCACTCTTTGTAATGAGCTTTATACTGACACAAGTGGATTTTACAGTGTTATGGCGCTATTTCTCATGGGCGAACCAAACCACAGCAGCAGTCGCATTGTGGGTTGGCGCGATGTATTTAATGATTGCTAAGAAAAACTTCTGGGTGGCACTTGTTCCGGCTACATTTATGACGTGGAATTTGTTTACTTACATTTTGAGCCAGCCGATTGGATTCGGATTAGACTTGAACTTAAGTTATGGCTTGGCGGTATGTTGTACAATTGCTTGGGTGGGCTATTTCTTCTATCAATATCGTAAAATCACAGGGGTTCAGACGTTCCAGTTGGATTATCCAATTAAAACGTGA
- a CDS encoding DUF5996 family protein, whose product MLKLADWKDEKETLHRLAQILGKHKLASAFQEPQWAHVVLDITTTGFTTGILFYQSSSYSVSVNLVKHIILIETNDGEEEIPLKNGVTIQSYYEQIQDALHRHGIEVTINERPQEVADTTLFSKDTQHCHYNEEISTEVLKIMSFATRSLQYFIAPYRARKMKPGLFWGTFDISCLVHYNSFHEMFKPNQVIEYAAFDEHFIEFGFWFGDDRFEGPTFFILPYPFVDKDFKFDLPLIEDAYFDQQLTELIYEMKTMTPKTINTLSTFFNQGFEIFKSHLSWENCHHFHVPLKMDANQIQKMPYAH is encoded by the coding sequence ATGTTAAAACTTGCAGATTGGAAAGACGAAAAAGAGACGCTTCACCGTTTAGCACAAATTTTAGGTAAACATAAACTCGCGAGCGCCTTTCAAGAGCCACAATGGGCACACGTGGTATTAGATATTACAACGACAGGTTTCACCACGGGGATTTTGTTTTATCAATCGTCTTCATATAGCGTGAGTGTCAATTTAGTGAAGCACATCATTTTAATTGAAACAAACGATGGTGAAGAAGAAATTCCATTAAAAAATGGTGTGACGATTCAAAGCTACTATGAACAAATTCAAGACGCGTTACATCGTCATGGCATCGAAGTTACTATTAATGAACGCCCACAAGAAGTAGCAGATACAACTTTATTTTCTAAAGATACGCAACACTGCCATTATAATGAAGAAATCAGTACAGAAGTGTTAAAAATAATGTCATTTGCGACACGTTCACTCCAATATTTCATTGCACCGTATCGCGCACGTAAGATGAAACCAGGCCTTTTCTGGGGAACTTTTGATATTTCATGTTTAGTCCATTACAACTCATTCCATGAAATGTTCAAGCCAAATCAAGTCATTGAGTACGCAGCATTTGATGAACACTTTATCGAGTTTGGCTTCTGGTTTGGTGACGACCGCTTCGAAGGTCCAACGTTCTTCATTTTACCTTATCCATTCGTCGACAAAGACTTCAAATTCGATCTACCACTCATTGAAGATGCTTATTTCGATCAACAACTGACTGAATTGATTTATGAAATGAAAACGATGACGCCTAAAACAATTAATACACTTTCAACATTTTTCAATCAAGGGTTTGAGATTTTCAAATCACATTTATCATGGGAAAATTGCCATCACTTCCATGTCCCATTAAAAATGGATGCGAACCAAATTCAAAAAATGCCATATGCACATTAA
- a CDS encoding GNAT family N-acetyltransferase: protein MAEIKKGNNKYYVGESESNPEAIMTYVPGETQIIIDHTVVGDALRGQGVGKQLVEAAVKDARENNFKIFATCPFAKSVLEKTEEYHDVYGG, encoded by the coding sequence ATGGCAGAAATTAAAAAAGGTAATAACAAGTACTATGTAGGAGAATCTGAAAGCAATCCAGAAGCAATCATGACTTACGTACCAGGAGAGACTCAAATTATCATTGACCACACGGTAGTTGGGGACGCATTAAGAGGTCAAGGTGTTGGGAAACAATTAGTTGAAGCGGCTGTTAAAGATGCACGTGAAAACAACTTCAAAATTTTCGCAACATGTCCATTTGCGAAAAGCGTATTAGAAAAAACAGAAGAATACCATGACGTATACGGTGGCTAA
- a CDS encoding MarR family winged helix-turn-helix transcriptional regulator — protein MQRTETALKTLIGIKRTNDMIDKMIRNDVKSYGLNVTAFAVLELLFNKGEQSIQRIQERILIASSSTTYVVNSLEQKGYLKRRQCDRDRRVSYAALTDKGQQLMEKVFPEHAQAIEKVFSVLTDEELNTLQQVLKTLSTQQQQ, from the coding sequence TTGCAGAGAACAGAAACCGCACTCAAAACATTAATCGGCATCAAACGAACCAATGACATGATTGATAAAATGATTCGCAATGATGTCAAATCGTATGGCCTTAATGTCACTGCGTTCGCGGTACTTGAACTTTTGTTCAACAAGGGCGAACAAAGTATTCAACGGATTCAAGAACGCATTTTGATTGCCAGTAGCAGTACAACTTATGTCGTTAATTCTTTAGAACAAAAAGGATATTTAAAACGCCGACAATGTGATAGAGATCGACGTGTAAGTTATGCAGCTTTGACTGACAAAGGCCAGCAGCTCATGGAGAAAGTCTTCCCAGAACATGCACAAGCAATTGAAAAGGTTTTTTCAGTACTCACAGATGAAGAATTGAACACATTACAACAAGTGTTAAAAACGTTAAGTACACAACAGCAACAGTGA
- a CDS encoding ring-cleaving dioxygenase gives MKQYPLKGIHHVTAMTDNAERNYHFFTDVLGMRLVKKTVNQDDIYTYHTFFADDEGHAGTDMTFFDFPNNPKGAPGTNSISRTGFRVPNDAALEYYKDRFDEFGVKHDDIDTVFGTKVLRFEEEDGQRYQLFSDENNTGVEPGIAWKNGPVPQDKAIYGLGPIEITVSYYDEFKQALMDLYGMKPVKEESDVTLLEVGKGGNGGQVILRKDETKESRPGYGQVHHVSFRVENDEAIEEWFERYNELGVRSSGIVDRFYFKALYTRIGHILIELSTDGPGFMGDEPYETLGETLSLPPFLEDQREYIESEVRPFDTTRSTK, from the coding sequence ATGAAACAATATCCATTAAAAGGTATCCACCACGTAACAGCAATGACAGATAACGCAGAACGTAACTATCATTTCTTTACTGATGTACTCGGTATGAGACTTGTTAAAAAAACAGTTAACCAAGATGACATTTATACGTACCACACTTTCTTCGCTGATGATGAAGGTCACGCTGGTACAGATATGACATTCTTTGATTTCCCAAATAACCCTAAAGGCGCACCAGGTACAAACTCAATCAGCCGTACTGGTTTCCGTGTACCAAACGATGCAGCTTTAGAATACTACAAAGATCGTTTCGACGAGTTTGGTGTTAAACACGACGACATCGATACAGTATTTGGTACTAAAGTATTACGTTTTGAAGAAGAAGACGGTCAAAGATACCAACTCTTTTCAGATGAAAATAATACAGGTGTTGAACCAGGTATCGCATGGAAAAACGGTCCTGTACCTCAAGACAAAGCGATTTACGGTTTAGGTCCAATCGAAATTACAGTAAGCTACTATGATGAGTTCAAACAAGCATTAATGGACCTTTATGGTATGAAACCAGTTAAAGAAGAAAGCGACGTAACACTTTTAGAAGTAGGTAAAGGGGGTAACGGCGGTCAAGTGATCTTACGTAAAGATGAAACAAAAGAAAGCCGTCCAGGTTATGGTCAAGTCCACCATGTTTCATTCCGTGTTGAAAATGACGAAGCAATTGAAGAATGGTTTGAAAGATACAATGAATTAGGTGTAAGAAGCTCTGGTATTGTAGACCGTTTCTACTTCAAAGCACTTTACACTCGTATCGGTCACATCTTAATCGAACTTTCAACTGACGGTCCTGGATTCATGGGTGACGAACCATACGAAACTTTAGGTGAAACATTATCATTACCACCATTCTTAGAAGATCAAAGAGAGTACATCGAATCTGAAGTACGCCCATTCGACACAACTCGTAGCACAAAATAA
- a CDS encoding flavin reductase family protein translates to MYAFYASELSKQQMYKFLIGSVVPRPIALITSQSEEGLLNIAPFSFFNIVASEPALLSVAVNRKEGEMKDTARNILTTKEAVVHVVTEDNVANANQTATLLPPDESELDHTTFTTTDSEMVSVPSLNESSIRFEVKLYQHVEIKNDRNENTNDLLLLEIQKVYIDEDLFDLEKGYIDVENIKPVSRLAGDDYARLGETFTIERPR, encoded by the coding sequence ATGTACGCTTTTTACGCATCTGAATTATCAAAGCAACAAATGTATAAATTTTTAATCGGTTCTGTTGTGCCTCGACCTATCGCATTAATTACGAGTCAGTCTGAGGAAGGTCTTCTTAATATTGCACCGTTCAGCTTTTTCAATATTGTCGCTTCAGAACCAGCACTATTATCGGTAGCAGTCAATCGTAAAGAAGGCGAGATGAAAGACACTGCGCGCAATATCTTAACGACGAAAGAAGCAGTCGTGCATGTCGTAACTGAAGATAACGTTGCGAATGCGAATCAAACGGCTACTCTGCTACCTCCTGATGAAAGCGAATTGGATCATACTACATTTACAACGACAGATTCGGAAATGGTCAGCGTTCCTAGCTTGAATGAAAGCAGCATCCGATTTGAAGTCAAGCTCTATCAACACGTTGAAATTAAAAATGATCGTAATGAAAATACAAACGATTTGTTATTACTTGAAATTCAAAAGGTTTATATAGATGAAGATTTATTTGATCTAGAAAAAGGGTATATAGACGTAGAAAACATTAAGCCCGTAAGCCGACTTGCTGGTGATGACTATGCACGTTTAGGCGAAACATTTACGATTGAAAGACCGAGATAA
- the mhqD gene encoding methylhydroquinone degradation carboxylesterase MhqD, translated as MEHIFKQGKPSKPTFVFLHGTGGDENDLLPLAEILDPTYNVLGVRGNVSENGMNRFFKRHGEGQYDVEDLKFRTTELHEFLENAADKYNFDLDKVVLVGFSNGSNIAISLMLNENMPYKKGLLFAPLYPLDVPEDLDLSGKSVYLSMGKNDPIVPVEASEHVRAIFKDRGADVTEYWVNSHELNQATVLAAKETL; from the coding sequence ATGGAACACATTTTTAAACAAGGCAAACCATCAAAACCAACATTCGTATTCTTACACGGTACAGGTGGGGATGAAAACGACTTATTACCACTAGCAGAAATTTTAGACCCTACTTACAACGTTTTAGGTGTACGTGGGAACGTATCAGAAAATGGGATGAACCGCTTCTTCAAACGTCACGGTGAAGGCCAATATGACGTAGAAGACTTGAAATTTAGAACAACTGAATTGCACGAATTCCTTGAAAATGCAGCAGACAAATATAATTTCGACTTAGATAAAGTCGTTTTAGTAGGCTTCTCAAACGGCTCAAACATTGCGATTAGCTTAATGTTAAACGAAAACATGCCATACAAAAAAGGCTTATTATTCGCACCACTTTATCCATTAGATGTACCAGAAGACCTCGACTTATCAGGTAAATCTGTATATCTATCAATGGGTAAAAACGACCCAATCGTACCAGTTGAAGCAAGTGAACATGTCCGCGCTATCTTCAAAGACCGCGGTGCTGATGTCACTGAGTACTGGGTAAACAGTCACGAATTGAACCAAGCTACAGTATTAGCAGCGAAAGAAACATTATAA
- a CDS encoding helix-turn-helix transcriptional regulator, with amino-acid sequence MNRLVEYRKKCGLSQLELSRKVGVSRQTINLIENNKYNPSLKLCISICLTLGVTLNDIFWED; translated from the coding sequence ATGAATCGATTGGTGGAATATAGGAAAAAATGTGGGCTTTCCCAATTAGAATTGTCTCGAAAAGTAGGCGTCTCAAGACAAACGATTAATTTGATTGAAAATAATAAGTACAACCCGTCACTGAAGTTATGTATTAGTATTTGTTTAACATTAGGTGTTACGTTGAATGATATTTTTTGGGAGGACTGA
- a CDS encoding ParB/RepB/Spo0J family partition protein has product MKKPFSKLFGLKNKDDLFTVTDEDKKGVQSINIEKIVPNRYQPRQKFDTARIEELAESISAHGLLQPIVVRPIEENMYEIIAGERRFRALQMNQMTEAEVLVRHLDDEETAVVALIENIQRENLSAVEEAEAYKKLLAFEGITQAELAKSVGKSQSFIANKLRLLKLTPVVLEAVREHQITERHARALVGQTPEFQEEMLGVILKEQLNVKQTEERLKATVVKDDVVEEKVVARPPEFAQDVSEARDIIADSLMEIRANGIRYEQKEKEHEDYVEIQIRLYRK; this is encoded by the coding sequence ATGAAGAAACCCTTTTCTAAGTTATTTGGTTTAAAAAATAAAGATGACCTATTCACCGTGACAGATGAAGACAAAAAGGGCGTGCAATCAATCAATATTGAAAAAATTGTGCCTAATCGTTATCAACCACGCCAAAAGTTTGATACAGCACGGATTGAGGAATTAGCTGAATCTATAAGCGCACACGGTTTACTCCAGCCGATTGTCGTACGCCCGATTGAAGAAAATATGTATGAAATCATTGCGGGTGAACGCCGTTTTCGTGCCTTACAAATGAATCAAATGACAGAAGCGGAAGTACTCGTGCGTCATTTAGATGATGAGGAAACGGCTGTAGTTGCACTGATTGAAAATATTCAACGCGAAAACTTATCAGCTGTGGAAGAAGCAGAAGCCTACAAAAAATTGTTAGCGTTTGAAGGCATTACACAAGCCGAACTCGCCAAAAGTGTTGGAAAGAGTCAAAGTTTCATTGCGAATAAGTTGCGTTTGTTGAAGTTAACGCCTGTCGTGTTGGAAGCGGTCCGTGAACATCAAATTACAGAACGTCATGCACGTGCGCTCGTTGGCCAAACGCCTGAATTTCAAGAAGAGATGCTCGGCGTCATTTTGAAAGAGCAGTTGAATGTGAAACAAACCGAGGAACGTTTGAAGGCAACGGTTGTTAAAGATGATGTTGTGGAAGAGAAAGTCGTGGCGCGTCCTCCTGAATTTGCACAAGATGTCTCTGAAGCCCGTGATATTATTGCGGATAGTCTCATGGAAATCCGTGCCAATGGAATTCGGTATGAGCAGAAAGAAAAAGAGCATGAAGATTATGTGGAGATTCAGATTCGATTGTATCGTAAGTGA
- the rsmG gene encoding 16S rRNA (guanine(527)-N(7))-methyltransferase RsmG gives MSVEWLAIQLSEHGITLSEHQKQQFEKYYEMLVEWNEKINLTSIIEKHEVYLKHFYDSITPSFYCDFNRSLNLCDVGAGAGFPSIPLKIVFPEIHVTIVDALNKRIQFLNQLAEALELEGVRFVHDRAETFAKNEDYRASFDVVTARAVARMTVLSELCIPLVKKYGVFLALKSSKGQEELEEARFAVGVLGGRIERVDTFDLPEDAGERQIVTIEKRSQTPKKYPRKPGTPNKSPLVE, from the coding sequence ATGAGCGTAGAATGGTTAGCGATACAATTAAGCGAGCACGGAATCACTTTATCTGAGCATCAAAAGCAACAATTTGAAAAATATTATGAAATGCTTGTAGAATGGAATGAGAAAATTAATTTAACAAGTATTATTGAAAAACATGAAGTGTATTTGAAACATTTTTATGATTCCATCACGCCGAGTTTTTACTGCGATTTCAATCGTTCACTCAATTTGTGTGACGTGGGTGCAGGCGCAGGATTTCCAAGTATTCCGTTGAAAATTGTTTTTCCGGAAATTCATGTGACCATTGTTGATGCATTGAACAAACGCATTCAGTTTTTAAATCAATTGGCAGAAGCGTTAGAATTGGAAGGTGTCCGATTTGTGCATGATCGTGCAGAAACATTTGCGAAGAATGAAGACTACCGGGCGTCTTTCGATGTTGTCACAGCAAGGGCTGTCGCACGTATGACAGTGTTGAGTGAACTCTGTATTCCGTTAGTGAAAAAATATGGTGTCTTTCTTGCATTGAAATCTTCAAAAGGTCAAGAAGAGTTGGAAGAAGCACGCTTTGCAGTAGGTGTGTTAGGTGGGCGCATTGAGCGAGTAGATACTTTTGATTTACCGGAAGATGCAGGTGAACGTCAAATTGTAACAATAGAAAAACGTAGCCAAACGCCTAAAAAGTACCCGCGTAAACCGGGAACGCCAAACAAATCACCACTTGTTGAATAA